Part of the Micromonospora rhizosphaerae genome is shown below.
CGCCGTACCCGCTGTCCCCGGCGGGGAAGACGGTCCGCAGCAACGCCAGCGCGCAGCCCAGCCCGACCGAGTACGCCACCGATCCGGCCGTGCCCGCCACCGCGTTCGCCGTGACGAGGCGCTCGTCGGCCACCACGTGCGGCGTCGCCGCCGACAGGCCGGACAGCAGCAGTCGCCCCAGCCCGATCACCACCAGCGTCGCGACGAAGAACAGCCCGCCCTCGTCACCGGCGAGGACCAGGGCGGCGATCGGCAGCACCAGCACTGCCCGCAGCAGGTTCGTCCAGACGACCACCGACCGGCGACTCCACCGGTCCAACAACACCCCGGCGAATGGCCCCACCAGCGAGTACGGCAGCACGAGCACCGCCGCGGCCAGCGCGATCGCCGTCGGGGTCGCCTGCCGGTCCGGGTTGAACAACACGCTGCCGGCCAGTGCCGCCTGGAACACCCCGTCGGAGAACTGCCCACCCAGCCGCACTCCCAGCAGCCGGCGGAACGCGGGCACGGCGAGAACGGCACGAAGGTTGTGGGTGCGGCGATTTGCCATGATCCCACCACCCTACGACCGCCGGCCGGAGCGGCCACGAGCCACCCACCCAGCCGCCGCTTTTCCACGCCCGGGCCACCCACTCCGGTCTTGACGAGCACCGGAACTCCTGGGCGCTCGTTGGTATCGGGTGGCAGGTAAGCTGGGCACTCGCGCCCTCGTAGCTCAGGGGATAGAGCAACGGTTTCCTAAACCGTGTGTCGCAGGTTCGAATCCTGCCGGGGGCACCTCAAAGATCAGCGAAATTGCAGTATGAACAGGGTGTATAGCTCTGCGCCAATGAAGTGCCGTGTGCAGCGGTGTGTCGGTCCGACGAACGCCGCCGCGGTCCGACGCGGCTCCACGCGGGCGAATCGGTCAGCGACACGCGTCTGCGCCTCATCGAGGATGACCCGCCAGCCGGCAGGGTCTACGCTGTGGCCCACGGCCATCGCACGATCTTCGGTCGTCCTCACAAACCATCGATGATCAACGCGGTGGCCGTCCTCATGCCCACGCCACGCCCAACGCCGAAACCAAGTGACGTTGGAATACTAGTGTCCTGAGTCGTTAATTCGGCCGCAGTATGTGGCGAGGCTGTTCAGGATCTCGTCGGCGGTTCGGGTCCAGACGAATGGCTTCGGGTCGTTGTTCCACGCCTCGATCCAGGCCCCTACGTCGGCTTCGAGGTCGGCGAGGCTGCGGTGGCTGGATCGGCGCAGCTTGCGGTTGGTCAGTTCGGCGAACCACCGCTCGACGAGGTTGAGCCAGGACGCCGAGGTCGGGGTGAAGTGCAGGTGGAAACGGGGATGCGCGGCCAGCCAGCGTTGCACGGCCGGGGTCTTGTGGGTGGCGTAGTTGTCCAGCACCAGGTGCAGATCCACCTCGGCGGGGGTATTGGCGTCGATGACCTTCAGGAACTTCAGGAACTCTTGATGGCGGTGCCGGCGGTGCACTTGCCCGATGACCTGGCCGGTGGCGGGGTCGAACGCGGCGAACAGGCTCGCCACCCCGTGACGGACGTAGTCATGGGTCTGCCGGGCGGGGACCGTGGGCATCATCGGCAGCATCGGCCGGGTCCGTTCCAGGGCCTGCATCTGCGACTTCTCGTCCACGCACAGCACCATCGCCTTGACCGGCGGATCGAGATAAAGGCCCACCACGTCACGGACCTTCTCCACGAACATCGGGTCAGCCGACAGCTTCCACGTGTCCACCAGATGAGGCTTCAGCCCGAACGCCCGCCAGATCCGCGACACCGCCGTCTGCGACAGCCCGGTCTCCTTCGCCATCGACCGCGTCGACCAGTGACTGTCCTGGTTGGCCGGCTGCTGCTCCAACGTCTTGACGATCACCTCCTCGACCCGGTCATCGGTGATCCGGCGAGGCGCCCCCGGCCGCGGCTCGTCGACCAGCCCCTCCAACCGGCGCGCGAGGAACCGCCTGCGCCACTTGCCCACCATGTCCCGTGACACGCCCAACCGCTCCGCAACATGGATGTTCACGAGGCCGTCGGCGCACAACAGGACGATCTTCGACCGCAACGCCAACGCCTGCGACGACTTGCCCCGCCGCGCCCACCGGATCAGACACGCACGCTCGTCATC
Proteins encoded:
- a CDS encoding IS630 family transposase, producing MGVAGRPRGVVELTDDERACLIRWARRGKSSQALALRSKIVLLCADGLVNIHVAERLGVSRDMVGKWRRRFLARRLEGLVDEPRPGAPRRITDDRVEEVIVKTLEQQPANQDSHWSTRSMAKETGLSQTAVSRIWRAFGLKPHLVDTWKLSADPMFVEKVRDVVGLYLDPPVKAMVLCVDEKSQMQALERTRPMLPMMPTVPARQTHDYVRHGVASLFAAFDPATGQVIGQVHRRHRHQEFLKFLKVIDANTPAEVDLHLVLDNYATHKTPAVQRWLAAHPRFHLHFTPTSASWLNLVERWFAELTNRKLRRSSHRSLADLEADVGAWIEAWNNDPKPFVWTRTADEILNSLATYCGRINDSGH